One segment of Pseudomonas sp. FP2196 DNA contains the following:
- the hisF gene encoding imidazole glycerol phosphate synthase subunit HisF, producing the protein MALAKRIIPCLDVDNGRVVKGVKFENIRDAGDPVEIARRYDEQGADEITFLDITASVDGRDTTLHTVERMASQVFIPLTVGGGVRTVQDIRNLLNAGADKVSINTAAVFNPEFVGEAAQHFGSQCIVVAIDAKKVSGPGEPPRWEIFTHGGRKPTGLDAVEWAKKMEGLGAGEILLTSMDQDGMKNGFDLGVTRAISDALGIPVIASGGVGNLQHLADGILEGHASAVLAASIFHFGEYTVQEAKAYMAHRGIVMR; encoded by the coding sequence ATGGCGCTGGCCAAACGCATCATCCCTTGCCTGGACGTGGACAACGGCCGGGTCGTCAAAGGTGTGAAGTTCGAGAACATCCGCGATGCCGGCGACCCGGTGGAAATTGCCCGTCGCTATGACGAGCAGGGTGCCGACGAGATTACCTTTCTCGATATCACCGCCAGCGTCGATGGCCGCGATACCACGCTGCATACCGTCGAGCGTATGGCCAGCCAGGTGTTCATCCCGCTGACCGTCGGCGGTGGCGTGCGCACCGTGCAGGACATCCGCAATCTGCTCAATGCCGGTGCCGACAAGGTCTCGATCAACACCGCTGCGGTCTTCAATCCGGAGTTTGTAGGCGAAGCGGCGCAGCATTTCGGCTCGCAATGCATCGTCGTCGCCATCGACGCCAAGAAGGTTTCCGGTCCTGGCGAACCCCCGCGCTGGGAAATCTTCACTCATGGCGGGCGCAAGCCGACCGGCCTCGACGCGGTCGAGTGGGCGAAGAAGATGGAAGGCCTCGGCGCCGGTGAGATCCTGCTGACCAGCATGGACCAGGACGGCATGAAAAACGGTTTCGATCTCGGCGTGACCCGTGCCATCAGCGATGCGCTGGGCATTCCGGTGATTGCTTCCGGCGGCGTCGGGAATCTGCAACATCTGGCCGACGGTATCCTCGAAGGCCACGCCAGCGCAGTGTTGGCGGCGAGTATTTTCCACTTCGGCGAATACACCGTGCAGGAAGCCAAGGCATATATGGCCCATCGCGGAATTGTAATGCGCTAG
- a CDS encoding ABC transporter substrate-binding protein, protein MIKRLLLVLASASMLLINTARAEDSPDTDLVLLTENFPPYNMAKNGKNFAQGENINGIATDIVREMFQRAGLTYSLTLRFPWERVYKLALENPGYGAFVMARLPDREKLFKWVGPIGPDDWILLARADSKITLETLNDARKYKVGAYKGDAIAETLTKQGLKPVVVLRDQDNAKKLVSGQIDLWATGDPAGRYLARQEGVTGLKTVLRFNSAQLYLALNKDVSDDVVAKLQAALDQLREEGVVDDIMARYL, encoded by the coding sequence ATGATCAAACGCCTGCTTCTTGTTCTCGCCAGCGCCTCGATGTTGCTCATCAACACGGCCCGCGCCGAGGACAGCCCCGACACCGATCTGGTGCTCCTCACCGAAAACTTCCCGCCGTACAACATGGCGAAGAACGGCAAGAACTTCGCCCAGGGCGAGAACATCAACGGTATTGCGACCGATATCGTGCGCGAGATGTTCCAGCGTGCCGGCCTCACCTACAGCCTGACGCTGCGCTTCCCATGGGAGCGGGTTTACAAGCTGGCGCTGGAAAATCCCGGTTACGGTGCGTTCGTGATGGCGCGTTTGCCGGATCGCGAAAAACTCTTCAAATGGGTCGGCCCGATCGGCCCCGACGACTGGATCCTGTTGGCCAGGGCCGACAGCAAGATCACCCTCGAAACCCTCAATGACGCGCGCAAGTACAAGGTTGGTGCCTATAAGGGCGATGCGATTGCCGAGACGCTGACCAAGCAAGGCTTGAAGCCGGTGGTGGTGCTGCGCGATCAAGACAATGCGAAGAAACTGGTCAGCGGGCAGATCGACCTGTGGGCAACGGGTGATCCTGCCGGCCGTTATCTGGCGCGGCAGGAGGGTGTGACCGGACTCAAGACCGTGTTGCGCTTCAACAGCGCGCAATTGTATCTGGCGCTGAACAAGGACGTTTCCGACGACGTCGTCGCCAAGCTGCAGGCGGCCCTCGATCAACTGCGCGAAGAAGGTGTAGTTGACGACATCATGGCGCGGTATCTATAG
- a CDS encoding Vps62-related protein produces the protein MTTYTPISTPFGRIEPIRIDNLLINFTTEFLRVWDTTGSQAKPAAFWHPTPAPDMLPGYFPLGDVAAAGLGNINGKTIVAVACEAGTPSAVQGKGWALRPPRDFELIWKDSGSGSKRDLSIWRPIPPEGYVALGSVCSSSHEKPSLNAVRCVREDLVIASGLIEHVWNDKGSGARQSVTAWSVVPPVAAQGEIHLAPGVFVASSGYSKPANFPTYSLRMQITLEVNPRPTAPVLCGETLPPLDTSDEPAYIAILPWFTMKDPRYSGIEQLRHSPFYHLHRTDRYVLVGHAYNTENQVQKFRWTTPRAQRTANLRTFTNTTSVEFGAQWQSNLNNALKFSARLGHDFTQCEIHSNDWLNAAAIDVVAVVDKHKSVAVYLIQSDYKLLRADGTSVTSVFSYTDGGSLHISQYTPVEPEVAVVSVPEPAVELATETPVADTEIIAPLSEPELPIAIDTAP, from the coding sequence ATGACGACCTATACCCCGATCTCGACGCCCTTTGGGCGGATTGAACCCATCAGAATCGACAACCTGCTGATCAATTTCACAACGGAATTTCTCCGCGTGTGGGATACCACCGGTTCACAGGCAAAACCCGCTGCCTTCTGGCACCCCACTCCCGCCCCCGATATGTTGCCTGGTTACTTTCCCTTGGGCGATGTAGCAGCCGCCGGCCTCGGCAATATCAACGGGAAAACAATAGTGGCGGTGGCTTGCGAAGCGGGCACACCGAGCGCAGTACAGGGAAAAGGCTGGGCATTGCGTCCACCTCGTGATTTCGAGTTGATCTGGAAAGACTCTGGCTCAGGATCAAAAAGAGATCTGTCGATCTGGCGCCCGATACCACCCGAGGGCTACGTGGCACTGGGATCGGTTTGCTCGAGCAGCCACGAAAAGCCTTCTTTAAACGCTGTTCGTTGTGTCCGCGAGGACCTCGTCATCGCCTCAGGCCTCATCGAGCACGTCTGGAACGACAAGGGCAGCGGTGCGCGGCAGAGTGTCACTGCCTGGAGTGTTGTTCCACCCGTCGCAGCACAGGGTGAAATCCACTTGGCACCGGGAGTTTTCGTTGCTTCGAGCGGTTACTCCAAACCGGCAAATTTCCCCACCTATTCCTTGCGCATGCAGATCACGCTTGAAGTTAATCCGCGACCAACGGCGCCAGTCCTTTGCGGCGAAACACTGCCACCTCTGGACACTTCGGACGAACCTGCTTACATCGCCATTCTTCCGTGGTTCACGATGAAAGACCCGAGGTACTCCGGCATTGAGCAACTACGCCACTCACCCTTCTATCATTTGCACCGTACTGATCGATACGTGCTCGTCGGTCATGCTTACAACACCGAAAACCAAGTCCAGAAATTCAGGTGGACCACGCCCCGAGCGCAACGAACAGCAAACCTGCGGACATTCACCAATACCACCTCTGTCGAGTTTGGCGCCCAATGGCAAAGCAACTTGAACAACGCGCTCAAGTTCTCGGCGCGACTGGGCCATGATTTCACCCAGTGCGAAATACATTCGAACGATTGGCTCAACGCAGCAGCGATTGACGTAGTGGCTGTCGTGGATAAACACAAATCCGTGGCGGTTTACCTGATCCAGAGCGATTACAAGCTGCTGCGCGCGGACGGAACGTCGGTGACCAGTGTATTCAGCTATACCGATGGCGGCAGCTTGCACATCAGCCAGTACACACCGGTCGAGCCAGAAGTCGCTGTGGTTTCTGTGCCAGAACCTGCCGTGGAACTGGCTACGGAAACTCCCGTGGCAGATACCGAAATCATCGCTCCACTATCAGAGCCAGAATTGCCGATCGCTATAGATACCGCGCCATGA
- a CDS encoding divergent polysaccharide deacetylase family protein, with amino-acid sequence MGLRFLFVLLCCLAGTAHAEPAKPMPHKAYLTLIIDDLGQSLPRDRRVLALPGPVTAAIMPDTPHATEFAREAHRAGKIVILHMPMDPATGPFAWHPELPIEELEKRLNAAFKMVPYTAGINNHMGSRMTAQPVAMAWLMAELQRRHKFFVDSRTSAQTVAAQQAQKIDLASVSRDVFLDDERTEAAIFTQLQTAISLAHKQGSAVMIGHPYPQTLAVLERELPKLKAQGIEWIDVKQMISVRSNRAMAGHGKDGVYR; translated from the coding sequence ATGGGTTTGCGGTTCCTCTTCGTCCTGTTGTGCTGTCTGGCGGGTACTGCTCACGCAGAGCCCGCCAAGCCAATGCCGCACAAAGCCTACCTGACGTTGATCATCGACGACCTGGGGCAGAGCCTGCCTCGGGATCGCCGTGTGCTGGCCCTGCCCGGCCCGGTGACCGCAGCGATCATGCCCGACACCCCGCACGCCACCGAATTTGCCCGCGAAGCCCATCGCGCCGGCAAGATCGTCATCCTGCACATGCCAATGGACCCGGCCACCGGCCCGTTCGCCTGGCACCCCGAACTGCCCATCGAAGAACTCGAAAAACGCCTCAACGCCGCGTTCAAAATGGTCCCCTACACCGCGGGCATCAATAACCACATGGGCAGCCGCATGACCGCGCAACCGGTAGCGATGGCCTGGTTGATGGCTGAGCTACAGCGCCGCCATAAATTCTTCGTCGACAGCCGCACCAGCGCGCAGACCGTTGCCGCGCAACAGGCGCAGAAGATCGATCTGGCGAGTGTGTCGCGGGATGTATTTCTCGATGACGAGCGCACCGAAGCGGCGATTTTCACCCAATTGCAGACGGCGATCAGCCTGGCGCACAAGCAGGGTTCCGCCGTCATGATCGGCCACCCGTATCCTCAAACTTTGGCCGTACTTGAGCGCGAGTTGCCAAAACTCAAAGCGCAGGGCATCGAGTGGATCGACGTCAAACAGATGATCAGCGTGCGCAGCAATCGCGCCATGGCGGGTCATGGCAAAGACGGCGTGTATCGGTAA